The following are from one region of the Microbacterium paraoxydans genome:
- a CDS encoding FAD-dependent oxidoreductase, which yields MSAPLRVVIVGGVAGGMSAATRLRRLDESAQIVVFERGPEVSYANCGLPYYVGGVIEERDALLLQTPESLHRRFRLDVRVRHDVVGIDTARKTVEVVDLDSCHRSTHPYDRLVLATGARPRGDEPTGALPARSLRTVADADAIDAALRPGLPVVVVGGGYTGLEAVENLVARGAAVTLVQRGAQLLAPLDPEMAAPLAAEVRRRGVDVRLGVEVVATAADSVTLSDGATLPAEFLVDASGVVPEVGLARAAGIRLGETGGIAVDEACRTSAPDVFAVGDGVEKADLIGGGAALVTMAGLANRHGRMVADVIAGREASARPALGTGIVQMFGLAAAKTGWSEKQLRAAGRGFFAVHVHPASHAGYYPGAETLSMKLLADPATDRILGAQIVGRDGVDKRIDVIATALQAGATASGLAHLELAYAPQFGSAKDAVNILGYVAENTRNGTTPTVQWHELDDALQAGSTLIDVRSAAEHANGAIPGARNIPLDELRDRLDELPDGPLVVHCQVGLRGHIATRLLRQHGREVRNLDGGYRTWRDATVGS from the coding sequence ATGAGCGCGCCGCTCCGCGTCGTCATCGTCGGTGGCGTCGCCGGCGGCATGTCGGCGGCGACCCGGCTCCGGCGGCTCGATGAGTCCGCGCAGATCGTCGTCTTCGAGCGCGGGCCCGAGGTCTCCTACGCCAACTGCGGCCTGCCCTACTACGTGGGCGGCGTGATCGAGGAGCGCGACGCCCTCCTGCTGCAGACCCCGGAGTCGCTGCACCGCCGCTTCCGGCTCGACGTCCGCGTCCGTCACGACGTCGTCGGCATCGACACCGCGCGCAAGACGGTCGAGGTCGTCGATCTCGACAGCTGCCACCGCAGCACCCACCCGTACGACCGCCTCGTGCTCGCCACCGGTGCCCGGCCCCGCGGCGACGAGCCGACCGGAGCCCTCCCCGCGCGGAGCCTGCGGACCGTGGCCGATGCCGATGCGATCGACGCAGCCCTCCGCCCCGGGCTGCCGGTGGTCGTGGTGGGCGGCGGATACACGGGGCTCGAAGCGGTGGAGAACCTCGTCGCCCGGGGCGCCGCGGTCACCCTGGTGCAACGCGGTGCCCAGCTGCTGGCCCCGCTGGATCCGGAGATGGCCGCCCCCCTCGCGGCCGAGGTCCGGCGCCGCGGGGTCGACGTGCGACTCGGCGTCGAGGTCGTGGCCACGGCCGCGGATTCCGTGACCCTGAGCGACGGTGCCACCCTCCCTGCGGAGTTCCTCGTCGATGCCTCCGGGGTCGTGCCCGAGGTCGGACTCGCCCGCGCCGCCGGGATCCGTCTCGGCGAGACCGGCGGGATCGCCGTCGACGAGGCCTGCCGCACCAGTGCGCCCGACGTCTTCGCGGTCGGCGACGGCGTCGAGAAGGCCGACCTCATCGGCGGCGGTGCGGCGCTCGTGACCATGGCCGGTCTCGCCAACCGCCACGGCCGCATGGTGGCCGACGTCATCGCGGGTCGGGAGGCATCGGCGCGCCCCGCCCTCGGCACCGGCATCGTACAGATGTTCGGCCTCGCCGCCGCCAAGACCGGATGGAGCGAGAAGCAGCTCCGTGCCGCGGGCCGCGGGTTCTTCGCCGTGCACGTGCACCCGGCATCGCACGCCGGCTACTACCCGGGCGCGGAGACCCTGTCGATGAAGCTCCTCGCCGACCCTGCCACCGACCGCATCCTCGGGGCGCAGATCGTGGGTCGTGACGGCGTGGACAAGCGGATCGACGTCATCGCGACGGCGCTGCAGGCGGGCGCCACCGCCTCCGGTCTCGCGCACCTGGAGCTCGCGTACGCTCCGCAGTTCGGCTCCGCGAAGGACGCCGTGAACATCCTCGGCTATGTGGCCGAGAACACCCGCAACGGCACCACGCCGACCGTCCAGTGGCACGAGCTCGACGACGCCCTGCAGGCGGGATCGACCCTCATCGACGTCCGCTCCGCGGCCGAGCATGCGAACGGCGCCATCCCCGGCGCGCGGAACATCCCGCTGGACGAGTTGCGCGACCGTCTCGACGAACTGCCGGACGGCCCCCTCGTGGTGCACTGCCAGGTCGGCCTGCGGGGGCACATCGCCACCCGGCTGCTGCGGCAGCACGGGCGCGAGGTGCGCAATCTCGACGGCGGCTACCGCACCTGGCGGGACGCGACCGTAGGCTCCTGA
- a CDS encoding LacI family DNA-binding transcriptional regulator, whose amino-acid sequence MASIDEVARLAGVSTATVSRALSGRGHVSESARERVQAAASSLGYVVSSRASSLASGRTRNIGVVVPFLDRWFFSTVLSGVSAALMRAGYDITLYNITADKDVRRHVFDTFLRRQRVDAVIAVSIELDEDETQQLLDLGLPVIAIGGPNPKLDTLTVDDVAVAQLATEHLLGLGHTEIAHIGANPEFDIDFHIPTNRRLGFERALARAGVPLNPAFLEPADFTVEGGYRAAKQLLGRPGPRPTAVFAASDEMAIGALLAARDLGFAVPGDLSIVGIDGHELGEFFRLTTVDQFPLGQGERAADAVLAKLTDPEAVRPPAALPYELNVRGTTSRLV is encoded by the coding sequence ATGGCGAGCATCGACGAGGTCGCCCGGCTCGCCGGCGTCTCCACCGCGACGGTCTCCCGCGCGCTGAGCGGCCGCGGGCACGTGTCGGAGTCCGCGCGGGAGCGCGTGCAGGCGGCCGCGTCCTCCCTCGGGTACGTCGTGTCCTCCCGCGCCTCGAGCCTGGCGTCGGGGCGCACGCGCAACATCGGGGTCGTCGTGCCGTTCCTCGACCGCTGGTTCTTCAGCACCGTGCTGTCCGGGGTGTCCGCCGCGCTCATGCGCGCCGGCTACGACATCACGCTCTACAACATCACCGCCGACAAGGACGTGCGCCGCCACGTCTTCGACACGTTCCTGCGCCGCCAGCGCGTGGACGCCGTGATCGCCGTGTCCATCGAGCTGGACGAGGACGAGACCCAGCAGCTCCTCGACCTCGGGCTCCCCGTGATCGCGATCGGGGGCCCGAACCCGAAGCTCGACACCCTCACGGTCGACGACGTCGCCGTGGCCCAGCTCGCGACGGAGCACCTGCTCGGGCTCGGACACACGGAGATCGCCCACATCGGCGCGAATCCCGAGTTCGACATCGACTTCCACATCCCCACGAACCGCCGGCTCGGCTTCGAGAGGGCACTGGCGAGGGCCGGCGTCCCCCTGAACCCCGCGTTCCTGGAGCCGGCCGACTTCACGGTCGAGGGCGGCTACCGCGCCGCGAAGCAGCTCCTCGGGCGCCCGGGGCCGCGTCCCACCGCGGTGTTCGCCGCCTCGGACGAGATGGCGATCGGGGCGCTCCTCGCCGCCCGCGACCTCGGCTTCGCGGTGCCGGGCGACCTGTCCATCGTGGGCATCGACGGCCATGAGCTCGGCGAGTTCTTCCGCCTCACCACGGTCGACCAGTTCCCGCTCGGGCAGGGCGAGCGGGCGGCCGATGCGGTCCTCGCGAAGCTCACCGACCCGGAAGCCGTGCGCCCGCCCGCCGCCCTTCCGTACGAGCTCAACGTCCGCGGCACGACCTCCCGGCTCGTCTGA
- a CDS encoding glycoside hydrolase family 13 protein codes for MAQLEQIAAPGSEWWRSAVIYQIYPRSFADASGDGIGDLPGITSRLDALQELGVDAIWLSPFMTSPQRDAGYDVADYRDVDPLFGTLADFDEMLASAHARGIRVIVDLVPNHSSDQHPWFQEALKAAPGSPERARYIFRDGRGENGELPPNNWESVFGGGMWQRVTEADGTPGQWYLHIFDATQPDFDWNNEEVQEEFRSILRFWLDRGVDGFRVDVAHGMIKTEGLPDYTPPTDADSMGGGESNVPYWGQDGVHEIYRDWHKVLAEYDGDRALCGEAWMPTLKETALWVRPDEMHQTFNFPYLMTAWDAKALGDVIRESLDAFGAVGAPSTWVLSNHDVVRHATRLALTIDNPQGEGIGPNTPDKPDTAIGLARARAATTLMLALPGSAYLYQGEELGLPEAMEIPDEYRQDPTWFRTNGERYGRDGCRVPLPWEAEAPAFGFNDTGLSWLPQPADWAAYARDVEEVDPASTLALYKRLLAGRREFRFGTGSLVWEDAGPDAVAFRRGEVHVLANLGTAPLDLPEGAVVLLRSQPFDGPEVPVDTAVWYTKA; via the coding sequence ATGGCACAGCTCGAACAGATCGCAGCCCCCGGTTCCGAGTGGTGGCGCAGCGCCGTCATCTACCAGATCTACCCCCGCTCCTTCGCGGACGCGTCGGGCGACGGCATCGGCGACCTGCCGGGCATCACGAGCCGCCTCGACGCCCTGCAGGAGCTCGGCGTCGACGCGATCTGGCTCAGCCCGTTCATGACGAGCCCGCAGCGCGACGCCGGCTACGACGTGGCCGACTACCGCGACGTCGACCCGTTGTTCGGCACGCTGGCCGACTTCGACGAGATGCTGGCATCCGCCCACGCCCGCGGCATCCGGGTGATCGTCGACCTCGTCCCCAACCACTCCTCCGACCAGCACCCCTGGTTCCAGGAGGCGCTCAAGGCAGCGCCTGGCAGCCCGGAGCGCGCGCGCTACATCTTCCGCGACGGCCGCGGCGAGAACGGCGAGCTGCCTCCGAACAACTGGGAGTCGGTGTTCGGCGGCGGCATGTGGCAGCGCGTCACGGAGGCCGACGGCACCCCCGGCCAGTGGTACCTGCACATCTTCGACGCGACGCAGCCGGACTTCGACTGGAACAACGAGGAGGTGCAGGAGGAGTTCCGCTCGATCCTGCGCTTCTGGCTCGACCGCGGTGTCGACGGCTTCCGGGTCGACGTGGCCCACGGCATGATCAAGACCGAGGGGCTGCCCGACTACACGCCGCCGACGGACGCCGACTCCATGGGCGGCGGCGAGTCGAACGTGCCGTACTGGGGTCAGGACGGCGTGCACGAGATCTACCGCGACTGGCACAAGGTACTCGCCGAGTACGACGGCGACCGCGCCCTGTGCGGCGAAGCCTGGATGCCGACGCTGAAGGAGACCGCGCTCTGGGTGCGTCCGGACGAGATGCACCAGACCTTCAACTTCCCCTACCTGATGACGGCGTGGGACGCGAAGGCGCTCGGCGACGTGATCCGCGAGTCGCTGGACGCGTTCGGCGCGGTCGGCGCCCCCAGCACCTGGGTGCTGTCCAACCACGACGTCGTCCGGCACGCCACGCGCCTCGCCCTCACGATCGACAACCCGCAGGGCGAGGGCATCGGCCCGAACACTCCGGACAAGCCCGACACCGCCATCGGCCTCGCCCGCGCCCGCGCGGCCACCACGCTGATGCTCGCACTCCCCGGATCGGCCTACCTGTACCAGGGCGAGGAGCTCGGGCTGCCCGAGGCCATGGAGATCCCGGACGAGTACCGCCAGGACCCGACGTGGTTCCGCACGAACGGCGAGCGCTACGGCCGTGACGGCTGCCGCGTGCCGCTGCCGTGGGAGGCGGAGGCTCCCGCCTTCGGCTTCAACGACACCGGCCTCTCGTGGCTCCCGCAGCCCGCGGACTGGGCGGCCTACGCCCGGGACGTCGAGGAGGTCGACCCGGCGTCGACCCTGGCCCTGTACAAGCGTCTGCTCGCCGGCCGTCGCGAGTTCCGATTCGGCACCGGGTCGCTGGTGTGGGAGGACGCCGGTCCCGATGCCGTCGCCTTCCGTCGCGGCGAGGTGCACGTGCTGGCGAATCTCGGCACGGCTCCGCTCGACCTCCCGGAGGGCGCGGTCGTCCTGCTCCGCAGCCAGCCGTTCGACGGCCCCGAGGTCCCCGTCGACACCGCCGTCTGGTACACCAAGGCCTGA
- a CDS encoding SDR family oxidoreductase: protein MSRDQYTFTNPVELYADIQPQKQHMREPGLDADLTPKADLGEESYRGTGRLTGRKALITGGDSGIGAATAIAFAREGADVAISYLPEEEEDASRIAGILREAGATVATIPGDLRDPEYCRTLVAEAVAALGGLDILVNNGGKQVFQESLTDVTDEQFDDTFKTNVYAMFWITKAALPHLPAGSTIINTTSIQAYSPSDILVDYASTKSTINAFTKGLAQQLAPKGIRVNAVAPGPIWTPLQPSDGQPQEKIAQFGQDTPLGRMGQPAELAPAYVFLASPESSYVLGETLNVNGGMPTP from the coding sequence ATGTCCCGCGACCAGTACACCTTCACCAACCCGGTCGAGCTCTACGCCGACATCCAGCCGCAGAAGCAGCACATGCGCGAGCCCGGTCTCGACGCCGACCTCACTCCGAAGGCCGACCTCGGCGAGGAGTCGTACCGCGGCACCGGACGGCTGACCGGGCGCAAGGCACTCATCACCGGCGGCGACTCGGGCATCGGCGCGGCCACCGCGATCGCGTTCGCCCGCGAGGGCGCCGATGTCGCGATCTCCTACCTCCCGGAAGAGGAGGAGGACGCGAGCCGCATCGCCGGCATCCTCCGCGAGGCGGGAGCGACCGTCGCCACGATCCCCGGCGACCTGCGCGACCCGGAGTACTGCCGCACCCTGGTGGCCGAGGCCGTCGCGGCACTCGGCGGACTCGACATCCTCGTCAACAACGGCGGCAAGCAGGTTTTCCAGGAATCCCTCACCGATGTGACCGACGAGCAGTTCGACGACACGTTCAAGACCAACGTGTACGCGATGTTCTGGATCACGAAGGCCGCCCTGCCGCACCTCCCCGCAGGGTCGACGATCATCAACACGACGTCGATCCAGGCCTACTCGCCGTCGGACATCCTCGTCGACTACGCCTCGACGAAGTCGACCATCAACGCGTTCACGAAGGGCCTCGCCCAGCAGCTCGCGCCGAAGGGCATCCGCGTGAACGCCGTGGCTCCGGGACCGATCTGGACCCCGCTGCAGCCGAGCGACGGGCAGCCGCAGGAGAAGATCGCGCAGTTCGGCCAGGACACTCCGCTCGGCCGGATGGGTCAGCCCGCCGAACTCGCCCCTGCCTATGTTTTCCTCGCCTCCCCGGAGTCGAGCTACGTGCTCGGCGAGACCCTGAACGTCAACGGCGGCATGCCGACGCCCTGA
- a CDS encoding glycoside hydrolase family protein yields MSASARRSAPWAVVAALVVGAVLVGAAPAVSDAFGARAQPPADPVNDPAASVALAYEFLDARVDEFCDGEGRCLPRSYEGGFFTTPSWDFTPSFVYDDALVVIAYTARGLPEDLRRARAVADTLLFVQENDPVGDGRVRTSYEPHGIRQGRMEITGPGTFTGNQAWVGMALARLFHATGEARYLDGAVRIAEWIQDNTADMTRAPYGYTGGQTDAGVPLEWKSTEHNSDIAGFFTQLAQLTDDGVWAERAAVAAGFVAAMQSADGHVDTGTLLDGSTINTRPIPLDAQTWSLLGTGDARYGSAVDWTLAHLVAQDGPYRGPSISDVDVSKVWFEGSGHLALALQERGAAGDQERAEELLADIRLVQRDAPNGDGKGIVATSTDGLDSGFGDLYYASLHTGTTAWYLLAAVGDNPFRLP; encoded by the coding sequence ATGTCCGCTTCCGCCCGCCGATCCGCGCCCTGGGCGGTCGTGGCCGCGCTCGTCGTCGGCGCCGTGCTCGTCGGCGCCGCCCCCGCCGTGTCCGACGCGTTCGGTGCCCGCGCGCAGCCCCCGGCCGACCCGGTGAACGACCCCGCGGCTTCGGTCGCGCTCGCGTACGAGTTCCTCGACGCGCGGGTCGACGAGTTCTGCGACGGCGAGGGCCGCTGCCTGCCGCGCAGCTACGAGGGCGGGTTCTTCACCACGCCGTCGTGGGACTTCACCCCCTCCTTCGTGTACGACGACGCCCTCGTCGTGATCGCCTACACGGCCCGCGGCCTGCCGGAGGACCTGCGCCGCGCGCGGGCCGTCGCGGACACCCTCCTCTTCGTGCAGGAGAACGACCCCGTCGGCGACGGCCGCGTCCGCACCTCGTACGAGCCGCACGGCATCCGTCAGGGCCGGATGGAGATCACCGGGCCCGGCACCTTCACCGGCAATCAGGCCTGGGTGGGCATGGCGCTCGCCCGCCTCTTCCACGCCACGGGGGAGGCACGGTATCTCGACGGCGCGGTGCGCATCGCGGAGTGGATCCAGGACAACACCGCCGACATGACGCGGGCACCCTACGGTTACACCGGCGGGCAGACCGATGCCGGGGTGCCGCTGGAGTGGAAATCCACCGAGCACAACAGCGACATCGCGGGGTTCTTCACGCAGCTCGCCCAGCTCACGGACGACGGGGTGTGGGCGGAGCGCGCGGCGGTGGCGGCCGGATTCGTCGCGGCGATGCAGAGCGCCGATGGGCACGTGGACACCGGGACGCTGCTCGACGGCAGCACGATCAACACCCGTCCCATCCCGCTCGACGCGCAGACGTGGAGCCTGCTCGGCACCGGGGACGCCCGATACGGCTCGGCCGTGGACTGGACGCTCGCGCACCTCGTGGCCCAGGACGGACCGTACCGGGGCCCGTCGATCAGTGACGTGGACGTGTCGAAGGTCTGGTTCGAGGGCAGCGGGCACCTCGCCCTCGCGCTGCAGGAGCGAGGAGCCGCCGGCGACCAAGAGCGCGCGGAGGAGCTGCTGGCCGACATCCGGCTGGTGCAGCGCGACGCACCCAACGGCGACGGCAAGGGCATCGTGGCGACCTCGACGGACGGACTCGACTCCGGGTTCGGCGACCTCTACTACGCGAGCCTGCACACCGGCACGACGGCCTGGTACCTGCTCGCGGCCGTCGGCGACAACCCGTTCCGTCTCCCCTGA
- the purQ gene encoding phosphoribosylformylglycinamidine synthase subunit PurQ, with translation MTVRIGVVTFPGSLDDVDAQRAVRIAGAEPVALWHGSHDLEGVDALVLPGGFSYGDYLRAGAIAALSPIMNEVKDAAAKGMPVLGICNGFQMLVEAHLLPGGLIRNNHQHFVRRDQKLTVENSDTAWTNAFRTGQEIVIPLKNADGGYIADEQTLDRIEGEGLVAFRYAGVNPNGSLRDIAGLTNEAGNVVGLMPHPEHATEPGFGPDTAVAMRSGVDGLDFFTSAIAAVARVAA, from the coding sequence GTGACCGTCCGCATCGGCGTCGTCACCTTCCCCGGCTCGCTGGACGACGTCGACGCGCAGCGCGCCGTCCGCATCGCGGGAGCCGAGCCGGTCGCCCTGTGGCACGGCTCGCACGACCTCGAGGGCGTCGACGCCCTCGTCCTCCCCGGCGGGTTCAGCTACGGCGACTACCTCCGCGCCGGAGCCATCGCGGCCCTCTCGCCCATCATGAACGAGGTCAAGGACGCCGCCGCGAAGGGCATGCCCGTCCTCGGCATCTGCAACGGCTTCCAGATGCTCGTCGAGGCGCACCTGCTGCCCGGCGGACTGATCCGCAACAACCACCAGCACTTCGTGCGCCGCGACCAGAAGCTCACGGTCGAGAACTCCGACACCGCCTGGACCAACGCCTTCCGCACCGGCCAGGAGATCGTGATCCCGCTGAAGAACGCGGACGGCGGCTACATCGCCGACGAGCAGACGCTCGACCGCATCGAGGGCGAGGGTCTCGTGGCGTTCCGCTACGCCGGCGTGAACCCGAACGGCTCGCTGCGCGACATCGCGGGGCTGACGAATGAGGCGGGCAACGTCGTGGGGCTCATGCCGCACCCCGAGCACGCCACGGAGCCCGGATTCGGTCCGGACACCGCTGTCGCGATGCGCAGCGGCGTGGACGGCCTCGACTTCTTCACGAGCGCGATCGCCGCCGTCGCCCGCGTCGCCGCCTGA
- the purS gene encoding phosphoribosylformylglycinamidine synthase subunit PurS — MPTIVVDVMPKPELLDPQGKAVSGAFARLGVEGFTDVRIGKRFELTVEGEVTDEVLAEARRIADEVLSNAVIEDVVGVEVAE; from the coding sequence ATGCCCACCATCGTCGTCGACGTCATGCCCAAACCCGAACTGCTCGACCCGCAGGGGAAGGCCGTCTCCGGCGCCTTCGCCCGCTTGGGCGTCGAGGGCTTCACCGACGTCCGCATCGGCAAGCGCTTCGAGCTCACGGTCGAGGGCGAGGTCACCGACGAGGTCCTCGCCGAGGCCCGCCGCATCGCCGACGAGGTCCTGTCGAACGCCGTGATCGAGGACGTCGTGGGCGTCGAGGTGGCGGAGTGA
- a CDS encoding adenine phosphoribosyltransferase, whose translation MPEATLSPALARAESLIRSIPDYPEPGIIFRDITPLLADAEALRVTTEAIIEPFAGQFDVVAGIEARGFILAGAAAIAAGVGLIPIRKAGKLPRPAASVDYALEYGTATIEMHDDLPAGSRVLLIDDVLATGGTLAAGRQLVERLGSHVAGISVLFEIDGLGGRDTVGDLHTVFHS comes from the coding sequence GTGCCCGAAGCCACGCTCTCCCCTGCCCTCGCCCGCGCCGAATCCCTGATCCGCAGCATCCCGGACTACCCGGAGCCCGGCATCATCTTCCGCGACATCACGCCGCTCCTCGCCGACGCCGAGGCCCTCCGCGTGACGACCGAGGCGATCATCGAGCCCTTCGCGGGGCAGTTCGACGTGGTGGCCGGCATCGAGGCGCGGGGCTTCATTCTCGCCGGGGCCGCCGCCATCGCCGCGGGCGTTGGGCTGATCCCGATCCGCAAGGCCGGCAAGCTCCCCCGCCCCGCCGCCTCCGTCGACTACGCTCTCGAGTACGGCACGGCGACCATCGAGATGCACGACGACCTGCCCGCGGGCTCCCGCGTCCTCCTCATCGACGACGTGCTCGCCACCGGGGGCACCCTGGCCGCCGGTCGGCAGCTCGTGGAGCGTCTCGGCAGCCACGTCGCCGGCATCTCGGTGCTCTTCGAGATCGACGGCCTCGGCGGCCGCGACACGGTCGGCGACCTCCACACCGTCTTCCACTCCTGA
- a CDS encoding ABC transporter substrate-binding protein, with protein sequence MNSRARTRILATAAVASVSALALAGCSGSTGGDGDSGASADEKVTLTVTTFGTFGYDDLYKEYEKAHPNVTIEATNIDTGGNARTDAFTKIAAGSGLSDIVAIEEGWLGAIMDVSDTFVDLRDYGIEDRKDDWVDWKYGQATDAEGRVIGYGTDIGPSGICYNGAAFEAAGLPSDRESVAELLNGDWENYFQVGADYTAKTGKAWYDHSGFVWNAMVNQLDEGYYTADGELNVEGNDELQERFELLGAATEGGQSAAQTAWDWNGGKSFVDGTFATFVCPGWMLGVVQGQVEAGGGDASTGWDFADVFPGGAANWGGAFLSIPESSEHKEAAAELADWLTQPEQQVKQSAAAGNFPSTIKAQESLAEEATPNEFFNDAPTGAILAERAKGVVAQFKGADDSVIQENVFGPALSALDRGETDTQGAWDQAIGLLNDLVG encoded by the coding sequence GTGAACTCACGTGCCCGCACCCGGATCCTGGCGACAGCCGCCGTGGCATCCGTCTCCGCTCTCGCCCTCGCCGGCTGCTCCGGCAGCACCGGCGGCGACGGCGACTCCGGCGCCAGCGCCGACGAGAAGGTCACACTGACCGTCACCACCTTCGGAACCTTCGGCTACGACGACCTCTACAAGGAGTACGAGAAGGCGCACCCGAACGTGACGATCGAGGCGACCAACATCGACACCGGTGGCAACGCCCGCACCGATGCCTTCACCAAGATCGCCGCCGGCTCCGGACTCAGCGACATCGTCGCGATCGAGGAGGGCTGGCTCGGCGCCATCATGGACGTCTCGGACACCTTCGTCGACCTGCGCGACTACGGCATCGAGGACCGCAAGGACGACTGGGTCGACTGGAAGTACGGCCAGGCGACCGACGCCGAGGGCCGCGTCATCGGCTACGGCACCGACATCGGCCCGAGCGGCATCTGCTACAACGGCGCCGCGTTCGAGGCCGCCGGCCTGCCCAGCGACCGCGAGTCGGTCGCCGAGCTGCTGAACGGCGACTGGGAGAACTACTTCCAGGTCGGCGCCGACTACACGGCCAAGACCGGCAAGGCCTGGTACGACCACTCCGGCTTCGTCTGGAACGCCATGGTCAACCAGCTCGACGAGGGCTACTACACCGCCGACGGCGAGCTGAACGTCGAGGGCAACGACGAGCTCCAGGAGCGCTTCGAGCTCCTCGGCGCCGCGACCGAGGGCGGCCAGTCCGCGGCGCAGACCGCGTGGGACTGGAACGGCGGCAAGTCGTTCGTCGACGGCACCTTCGCCACCTTCGTCTGCCCCGGCTGGATGCTCGGCGTCGTGCAGGGCCAGGTCGAGGCCGGTGGCGGCGACGCGTCGACCGGCTGGGACTTCGCCGACGTCTTCCCCGGCGGCGCGGCCAACTGGGGCGGCGCGTTCCTCTCGATCCCGGAGTCGTCGGAGCACAAGGAGGCCGCGGCCGAGCTCGCCGACTGGCTGACGCAGCCCGAGCAGCAGGTGAAGCAGTCCGCCGCCGCGGGCAACTTCCCGTCGACCATCAAGGCGCAGGAGTCCCTCGCCGAGGAGGCCACGCCCAACGAGTTCTTCAACGACGCGCCGACCGGTGCCATCCTCGCCGAGCGTGCCAAGGGCGTCGTCGCACAGTTCAAGGGTGCCGATGACTCGGTGATCCAGGAGAACGTCTTCGGGCCGGCGCTGAGCGCGCTCGACCGCGGCGAGACCGACACGCAGGGCGCCTGGGACCAGGCGATCGGCCTCCTGAACGACCTCGTCGGCTGA
- a CDS encoding carbohydrate ABC transporter permease, with translation MTLTAPPAEPQAAAPAAADAPPRRSWRTRVSRFDHRASPYFYISPFFLLFGLIGLFPLLYTVWVAVHEWDLLKGEGPFVGFGNFAAILGDGMFWNSIRNTLSIFLLSAIPQLAVALVIAYLLDRGLRTPTFWRMSVLIPFVVTPVAVAIIFSSIFNEADGLANNLLNLVGIADQQWKHDTVLSHIAIAVMVNFRWTGYNALILLAAMQAVPRDLYESAALDGAGAVRRFFAITIPTIRPTLIFVIITATIGGLQIFAEPRLFDVSTAGGIGGSDRQFQTTVLFLWELAFFRRNLGEASAVAILLFLLIVAIGLINFLISRRIATGDAPKNRAARRRIRPTGKEEAR, from the coding sequence ATGACCCTCACCGCCCCGCCGGCGGAGCCGCAGGCCGCCGCCCCCGCAGCGGCGGATGCTCCGCCGCGACGCTCCTGGCGCACCCGCGTCTCCCGTTTCGACCACCGCGCCTCGCCGTACTTCTACATCTCCCCGTTCTTCCTCCTCTTCGGGCTCATCGGCCTCTTCCCGCTGCTGTACACGGTGTGGGTCGCGGTCCACGAGTGGGACCTGTTGAAGGGCGAGGGACCGTTCGTCGGCTTCGGCAACTTCGCGGCGATCCTCGGCGACGGCATGTTCTGGAACTCCATCCGGAACACGCTGAGCATCTTCCTGCTCTCCGCCATCCCGCAGCTCGCCGTCGCCCTGGTGATCGCGTACCTGCTGGACCGCGGGCTGCGGACGCCGACGTTCTGGCGGATGAGCGTCCTCATCCCGTTCGTGGTCACCCCGGTCGCCGTGGCGATCATCTTCTCCAGCATCTTCAACGAGGCGGACGGGCTGGCCAACAACCTCCTCAACCTCGTCGGCATCGCCGATCAGCAGTGGAAGCACGACACGGTCCTGTCGCACATCGCGATCGCGGTCATGGTGAACTTCCGCTGGACCGGCTACAACGCCCTCATCCTCCTCGCCGCGATGCAGGCCGTGCCGCGCGACCTCTACGAATCGGCCGCACTCGACGGTGCCGGGGCGGTGCGGCGGTTCTTCGCCATCACGATCCCCACCATCCGCCCCACGCTGATCTTCGTCATCATCACGGCGACCATCGGCGGTCTGCAGATCTTCGCCGAGCCGCGGCTGTTCGACGTCTCCACCGCGGGCGGCATCGGCGGCAGCGATCGGCAGTTCCAGACCACCGTGCTGTTCCTCTGGGAACTGGCGTTCTTCCGCCGGAACCTCGGGGAGGCCTCGGCCGTCGCGATCCTGCTCTTCCTGCTGATCGTCGCGATCGGCCTCATCAACTTCCTGATCTCCCGGCGCATCGCCACCGGAGACGCCCCGAAGAACCGCGCGGCCCGACGCCGCATCCGCCCGACTGGGAAGGAGGAGGCGCGATGA